One Kaistella polysaccharea DNA segment encodes these proteins:
- a CDS encoding sensor histidine kinase, with amino-acid sequence MKIYRLTFLAALFLTASMLLLVFVFDEVKDEYITTNSKFLSAVGVSTLLLIVINYLVVDFLFNFYGKRQIRKISTILPEEFGEEDHQLNLQELGKRFSDLNLKNTTEIDTMKEMEIYRKEYIGNVSHELKTPLFTIQGYLDTLTEGAIENLAIRDKYLDRIDKSVERLLTIVKDLDMINQFESGEITLNKSRFDVNLLIREMIDLLDLEAQKKDTRISLQTSTSQMFVRADKQKISQVLMNLITNAINYANREKATVTVRTVIHNNKIQVTVEDNGMGIKPETLPRIFERFFRVESSRNRNDGGSGLGLAIVKHILEAHDETIKVDSIYLEGTKFSFSLPKI; translated from the coding sequence ATGAAAATTTACAGACTTACATTTTTGGCGGCTTTATTCCTCACGGCGTCTATGTTGCTGCTCGTTTTTGTTTTTGATGAGGTTAAAGATGAATATATCACCACGAATAGCAAATTTTTGTCGGCAGTTGGAGTTAGCACTTTATTGCTGATTGTTATTAATTATTTGGTGGTCGATTTTCTATTTAATTTTTATGGAAAGAGACAGATTCGCAAAATATCAACCATTTTGCCAGAGGAATTTGGAGAAGAAGATCATCAGCTAAATTTACAAGAACTGGGCAAAAGGTTTTCCGATCTTAATCTGAAAAATACCACCGAAATCGATACCATGAAGGAGATGGAAATCTACCGGAAAGAATATATTGGCAATGTTTCTCACGAGCTCAAAACCCCGCTTTTTACCATTCAAGGTTATTTGGATACACTGACAGAAGGTGCGATAGAAAATCTCGCGATTCGTGATAAATACCTGGACCGAATTGATAAATCAGTGGAGCGGCTCCTCACCATCGTGAAAGATTTAGACATGATTAACCAATTTGAAAGTGGCGAAATCACCCTAAACAAAAGTCGTTTCGATGTGAATTTACTGATCCGCGAAATGATTGATTTACTCGATTTGGAAGCACAGAAAAAAGATACCCGCATCAGTTTGCAAACTTCCACCAGTCAAATGTTTGTGAGGGCAGATAAACAGAAAATATCGCAGGTTTTAATGAATTTAATTACAAATGCCATCAATTACGCCAATCGGGAAAAAGCCACGGTTACCGTAAGAACAGTCATTCATAATAATAAAATTCAGGTAACCGTTGAAGATAATGGAATGGGTATAAAACCAGAAACTTTACCGCGTATATTCGAAAGGTTTTTCCGGGTAGAATCGAGCCGTAACAGAAATGACGGCGGTTCTGGTCTTGGTTTAGCGATCGTGAAACACATTTTAGAAGCGCACGACGAAACGATAAAGGTGGATAGTATTTATTTAGAAGGTACCAAATTCAGTTTTTCTCTTCCGAAAATATAG
- a CDS encoding GreA/GreB family elongation factor — MNKVEILQIIQFKLSEKIQNLEKMIAETRASNNETKSSMGDKYETSREMVQQEINNLQIQLNENVKAKNSLKFINANPHQIIGLGSLVETNKGLFYIAVSLGEIVSDKKKIFVISTESPLGTALFGKKKGEEISFNNTKQIIQNLW, encoded by the coding sequence ATGAATAAAGTAGAAATTTTACAAATCATCCAATTTAAACTTTCCGAAAAAATTCAAAATTTAGAAAAAATGATTGCCGAAACTCGTGCATCCAACAATGAGACGAAGAGTTCCATGGGCGATAAATATGAAACTTCCCGAGAAATGGTACAGCAGGAAATTAATAATTTGCAGATCCAGCTGAACGAAAATGTAAAAGCAAAAAATTCTTTGAAATTCATTAATGCCAATCCGCACCAAATCATCGGTTTAGGAAGTTTGGTCGAAACGAATAAAGGTTTGTTTTATATCGCAGTTTCCTTGGGCGAAATCGTTTCTGATAAAAAGAAAATTTTCGTTATTTCTACCGAAAGTCCTTTGGGTACAGCTTTATTTGGAAAGAAAAAAGGAGAAGAAATTTCATTTAATAACACCAAACAAATCATTCAGAACCTGTGGTGA
- a CDS encoding TonB-dependent receptor plug domain-containing protein: protein MKIRKLSLALVLLNASATYLYAQVSVKDTLSKEKKIEEVIIKSSSNKKTESALLIDQKKAIIQKQSMGSEEISRKGISNIEQALVKVTGITSVEGRGLFVRGLEDRYNTLLINGLGSPSNNPFQKIIALKQFPTDVVGKLNIYKTFNSNLYADFAGATFDIETLTYEKPFSKIEFGIGVNTLSTFRNDFKINPNANSIEGYVGLNSRDKQLPNEIKGYRPSSYNFNANQSRNSFGEGWNVDNIKSLPNTSLGFTTAQKFKIGETSNLGFLFSLNQGNHYEYKDGVKNQFRLNGNSIDYNNNLNRKEYTYETESSVLLGLGFKNKGTAINLNGFFLQNSENLIQDYLGFRNGETNNQQFIRVNQQDISRFTDLQLTASQKINDRHSVKAGASWVNNFYQQPDRKIMYGQPGEGNDINLSFGGNNLLRQYLDVNGKNYFSAFAEYAVNLGEKGDKKDYPWQLAIGYNGFADIRNTSYRFIYSVLNDPSQSQVTVDRDAPQAIFDQSILNGTYHYREGSTSEYKNNLYQFVNAGYLNINYKPSELWDILIGGRVENNINITRYKRISVGVNDDFDNITKNQYYILPSLSVKRALNEKSNIRFAASKTITRPILIEYMPITYINPDNENIFGNKDLSNSENYNIDLKYELFPSNKEMFAVNLFAKKIDNAIERSYIASGNSNGQTITFFNAKTATLAGVELEGILSLSRISESLSRFTLGANTTIMYSDVERSADQSKETDVEANRKRALQGAAPWTVNADLKYEYKNSQNLTKTYSLVYNVSGKKIYGVGFSQLDNIFEMPFHQLDFVYNNQISKNWNVKLTIQNLLNSEYQLKLGDNSLAQVQESSLLMENYKKGTSFNMTVGYTF from the coding sequence ATGAAAATCAGAAAACTGAGTCTTGCCCTTGTCTTGTTGAATGCCTCTGCCACTTACCTGTACGCGCAGGTTTCCGTAAAGGATACTTTGAGTAAGGAAAAAAAAATTGAAGAAGTCATTATCAAAAGTTCCTCTAATAAAAAAACAGAAAGTGCACTTTTAATTGATCAAAAGAAAGCGATTATTCAAAAACAATCGATGGGTTCTGAAGAAATTTCCCGAAAAGGAATTTCAAATATTGAGCAGGCTTTGGTAAAAGTGACCGGAATCACCAGTGTTGAAGGACGAGGTTTATTTGTAAGAGGTTTAGAAGACCGTTACAATACCTTATTGATCAATGGTTTGGGTTCGCCTTCAAACAACCCGTTTCAGAAAATTATTGCGTTGAAACAATTCCCAACTGATGTGGTTGGAAAACTTAATATTTACAAAACTTTTAATTCTAATCTATACGCGGATTTTGCGGGAGCAACTTTCGATATTGAAACTCTGACATACGAAAAACCTTTTTCTAAAATTGAGTTTGGAATCGGAGTGAATACTTTGAGCACATTTAGAAATGATTTTAAAATTAATCCAAACGCTAATTCTATTGAAGGTTATGTTGGTTTAAATTCGAGGGATAAACAATTGCCAAATGAGATAAAAGGATATCGACCATCCAGTTATAATTTTAATGCAAATCAGTCCCGAAATTCTTTTGGTGAAGGCTGGAATGTAGATAATATAAAATCTTTACCGAATACGAGTTTGGGTTTTACGACGGCTCAGAAATTTAAAATCGGTGAAACTTCAAACTTAGGTTTTCTCTTTTCATTAAATCAAGGAAACCATTATGAATATAAAGATGGCGTAAAAAATCAATTTCGTTTAAATGGAAATTCAATTGATTATAACAACAACCTCAACCGAAAAGAATATACCTACGAAACCGAATCATCCGTATTATTAGGATTGGGTTTTAAAAATAAAGGCACTGCCATTAATTTAAATGGATTTTTTCTTCAAAACTCCGAGAACCTTATTCAGGATTATTTAGGATTTAGAAATGGAGAAACGAATAATCAGCAGTTCATCCGCGTAAATCAACAGGATATTTCAAGGTTTACAGATTTACAGTTAACTGCGTCACAGAAAATCAACGACAGACATTCCGTAAAAGCAGGCGCAAGTTGGGTGAACAATTTCTATCAGCAACCGGACCGTAAAATCATGTACGGACAACCTGGTGAAGGCAACGATATTAATTTATCTTTTGGTGGAAACAATTTACTTCGTCAATATTTGGACGTAAATGGTAAAAACTACTTTTCTGCCTTTGCGGAATATGCTGTAAACCTTGGTGAAAAAGGCGATAAAAAAGATTATCCGTGGCAATTGGCGATTGGTTATAATGGTTTTGCAGATATTCGAAATACATCTTACCGATTTATTTACTCTGTTTTAAATGATCCTTCACAATCACAAGTTACGGTAGACAGAGATGCGCCACAAGCGATTTTTGATCAGTCGATTTTAAATGGAACTTACCATTATCGTGAAGGTTCCACGTCGGAATACAAAAACAATTTGTATCAGTTTGTGAATGCGGGCTACCTAAACATTAATTATAAGCCATCGGAATTGTGGGATATTTTAATTGGCGGAAGAGTTGAAAACAATATCAACATCACGCGATACAAACGAATCAGTGTTGGAGTTAATGACGATTTTGATAATATCACCAAAAACCAATATTATATTCTTCCCTCTTTATCGGTTAAGCGTGCTTTGAATGAAAAATCAAACATTCGTTTTGCAGCCAGCAAAACGATTACAAGACCGATCCTTATTGAATATATGCCAATCACTTATATCAATCCCGATAACGAAAACATCTTCGGAAATAAAGATTTGAGCAACAGTGAAAATTATAATATTGATCTGAAATACGAATTGTTCCCAAGCAATAAAGAAATGTTTGCGGTTAACCTTTTTGCAAAGAAAATTGACAATGCAATTGAACGTTCTTACATCGCTTCCGGAAATTCAAACGGACAAACGATTACCTTCTTTAATGCTAAAACCGCAACATTGGCGGGTGTTGAACTGGAAGGAATACTTTCATTGAGCAGAATTAGCGAATCTCTATCAAGGTTTACTTTAGGCGCCAATACAACGATTATGTATTCTGATGTAGAACGCAGCGCAGACCAGAGTAAAGAAACCGATGTGGAAGCCAATAGAAAACGTGCTTTGCAAGGCGCAGCGCCCTGGACGGTGAATGCAGACTTGAAATACGAATACAAAAACAGTCAAAATCTAACCAAAACTTATTCTCTCGTTTACAATGTTTCCGGGAAGAAGATTTATGGCGTTGGCTTCTCCCAACTAGACAACATTTTCGAAATGCCTTTTCATCAGCTGGATTTCGTGTACAATAACCAAATAAGTAAAAACTGGAACGTAAAACTGACCATTCAAAATTTATTGAATTCAGAATATCAACTGAAATTGGGCGACAACAGTTTGGCGCAGGTTCAGGAAAGTTCGCTATTGATGGAAAATTATAAAAAAGGAACTTCATTTAATATGACCGTTGGTTATACTTTCTAA
- a CDS encoding alpha-amylase family glycosyl hydrolase produces the protein MKRLILLAILGVGMISCTTQKNTSKMELPSEWKHTTNIYEVNIRQYTPEGTFRAFEKEMPRLKEMGVKTLWFMPITPIAQKNKKGSLGSQYAAQDYTAINPEFGTMADFKHMVDEAHKMGFKVIIDWVANHTGWDHVWTKTHPEYYLKDAKTNDFQIASGMDDIIELDYSNPAMRVAMIEAMKFWVREANIDGFRCDLASWVEVDFWEQARPEIEKVKPMFFLGEFDELDNPEYGKVFDASYVWTWMHKTQEYNEGKISFTDLKALLARYSDIGDSSMRAWFTSNHDENTWNGTEYEKYGDLALPLAVFSVTWNGVPLIYNGQELPLKTKRLEFFEKDIIPWNGTYELQDFYKTLLTLKSQNPALRGGDPAATTHILKTSADDKIFAYVRKNGKDEVLTVLNFSKENVSFTINDDQVSGSFKNVFSGPLKDFGKDKSFYLPIGGYAVMEK, from the coding sequence ATGAAAAGACTTATTCTTTTAGCAATTCTTGGCGTAGGAATGATTTCCTGTACGACTCAAAAAAATACCTCAAAAATGGAATTACCAAGTGAGTGGAAACACACCACCAATATCTACGAAGTTAACATCAGACAGTATACGCCAGAAGGAACTTTCCGCGCTTTCGAAAAAGAGATGCCGCGGCTGAAAGAGATGGGCGTGAAGACCTTGTGGTTTATGCCGATTACTCCTATTGCCCAAAAAAATAAAAAAGGAAGTTTAGGAAGCCAATATGCTGCGCAAGATTATACCGCCATCAATCCGGAATTTGGAACGATGGCCGATTTTAAGCATATGGTTGATGAAGCGCATAAAATGGGTTTCAAAGTAATTATTGATTGGGTGGCAAATCATACGGGTTGGGATCATGTCTGGACCAAAACTCATCCTGAATATTATCTGAAAGATGCGAAAACAAATGATTTTCAAATTGCCTCTGGAATGGATGATATTATAGAATTGGATTATTCAAATCCTGCGATGAGAGTTGCCATGATCGAGGCGATGAAATTTTGGGTGCGCGAAGCAAATATTGATGGATTCCGTTGTGATCTTGCAAGTTGGGTTGAAGTTGATTTTTGGGAGCAAGCCAGACCTGAAATTGAAAAAGTGAAACCCATGTTCTTTTTAGGTGAATTCGACGAACTCGATAATCCAGAATATGGGAAAGTATTTGATGCCAGTTACGTTTGGACTTGGATGCACAAAACACAGGAATATAATGAAGGTAAAATATCGTTTACAGACTTAAAAGCGTTATTAGCCAGATATTCCGACATCGGTGATTCATCGATGCGCGCTTGGTTTACCAGCAATCACGATGAAAATACCTGGAACGGCACCGAATACGAAAAATACGGTGATTTGGCCCTTCCTTTAGCGGTCTTTTCAGTGACTTGGAATGGAGTTCCACTTATTTATAATGGGCAAGAATTGCCTTTGAAAACAAAACGTCTGGAGTTTTTCGAGAAAGATATAATTCCGTGGAATGGTACATATGAACTTCAAGATTTTTATAAAACTTTACTCACCTTAAAATCACAAAATCCCGCGCTTCGTGGGGGTGATCCTGCTGCGACAACTCATATTTTGAAAACATCTGCAGATGATAAAATTTTTGCTTACGTGCGTAAGAATGGAAAAGATGAGGTTTTAACGGTTTTAAATTTTTCCAAAGAAAATGTTTCATTTACCATCAATGATGATCAGGTTTCCGGAAGCTTTAAAAATGTTTTCAGCGGACCACTGAAAGATTTTGGAAAAGATAAAAGTTTCTACTTGCCAATTGGCGGTTATGCTGTGATGGAAAAATAG
- a CDS encoding ribonuclease domain-containing protein codes for MNNQNIKLFLFFIIGLLTAFLAMYFINNYRIEKKNKDVINSEVSINENRNENFKENKTSRSPNFSGNIDELTNENTVIDYVKSNHRLPDYYITKGEARKQGWIASKGNLCDVLPGRAIGGDNFSNREKTLPSGNKYFEADVNYNCGNRNADRIVFTKNGEVWLTKNHYMSFEKQ; via the coding sequence ATGAACAATCAAAACATAAAACTCTTCTTATTTTTCATCATCGGACTGCTCACGGCATTTCTGGCGATGTATTTTATCAACAATTACCGCATTGAAAAGAAAAATAAAGACGTCATCAATTCGGAGGTTTCAATTAATGAAAATAGAAATGAAAACTTTAAAGAAAATAAAACTTCAAGATCACCAAATTTCTCAGGAAATATTGATGAACTGACCAATGAAAATACCGTCATTGATTATGTGAAGAGCAATCACCGACTTCCGGATTATTATATCACCAAAGGCGAAGCACGAAAACAGGGTTGGATTGCCTCAAAAGGAAATCTTTGTGACGTTCTGCCAGGAAGAGCGATTGGCGGTGATAATTTCAGTAACCGAGAAAAAACCCTTCCTTCCGGAAATAAATATTTCGAAGCCGACGTCAATTACAACTGCGGAAACCGAAATGCAGACCGAATCGTTTTCACAAAAAATGGAGAAGTTTGGCTGACGAAGAATCATTATATGAGTTTTGAAAAGCAGTAA
- a CDS encoding response regulator transcription factor — protein MNQKKILLIDDEEDILEIISYNLEKEGYLVTTANNGNEGLIKAKELIPDLILLDVMMPEKDGIETCQELRQIKELQNTLIVFLSARSEEFSQLAGFQAGANDYVVKIIKPKILISKINALLQLTSKVSNDAKVLTIGDLVIDKDNVKVTKNGQHFLLPKKEFDLLYLLASNTEKVFKREEILEKVWGNDVVVGERTIDVHIRRLREKLGINTIQTLKGIGYKLVV, from the coding sequence ATGAACCAAAAGAAAATTCTTTTAATCGACGATGAAGAAGATATTTTAGAAATCATTTCCTATAATCTTGAAAAAGAAGGTTATCTGGTAACAACCGCGAATAATGGGAACGAAGGACTTATTAAAGCCAAAGAATTGATACCCGACTTAATTCTTCTGGACGTCATGATGCCCGAAAAAGATGGAATTGAAACGTGTCAGGAATTACGTCAGATTAAAGAATTACAAAATACGTTGATTGTGTTCCTTTCTGCCCGAAGCGAAGAATTTTCTCAGTTAGCGGGTTTTCAAGCTGGCGCTAATGATTATGTGGTCAAAATTATTAAACCAAAAATTCTCATTTCGAAAATTAATGCTCTTTTACAACTGACTTCAAAAGTAAGTAACGATGCAAAAGTTCTTACCATCGGAGATTTGGTCATCGATAAAGATAATGTGAAAGTGACCAAAAATGGACAGCATTTTTTATTGCCTAAAAAAGAATTCGATCTTCTTTATCTTCTCGCATCAAATACCGAAAAAGTTTTTAAACGTGAAGAAATTCTGGAAAAAGTTTGGGGAAATGATGTTGTTGTGGGCGAAAGAACCATCGATGTTCATATCCGTAGATTGCGCGAAAAACTGGGAATTAACACCATTCAAACTTTAAAGGGAATTGGTTATAAATTAGTTGTTTAA
- the nadE gene encoding NAD(+) synthase translates to MQTDKITDKIVSWLKDYAEKAHVKGYVVGVSGGVDSGVVSTLCAMTGLKTLLIEMPIRQNQDEVNRAWEHMEHLKKRFSNVEAISVNLTPAFEELYKTFDVKDEDFPAEKLAFANTRSRLRMLTLYYYGQINSLLVCGTGNKVEDFGVGFFTKYGDGGVDVSPIADLYKTEVYALAKSLDLVESIQNAIPADGLWDEARTDEQQIGATYPELEKIQKEWGTKTEADYSGRDLEVFKIFQRMNRAAQHKIQPIPVCDIPEDWRN, encoded by the coding sequence ATGCAAACAGATAAAATAACAGATAAAATAGTTTCTTGGCTCAAAGATTACGCTGAAAAAGCACATGTCAAAGGATATGTCGTCGGAGTTTCCGGTGGAGTTGATTCCGGGGTCGTTTCTACGCTTTGTGCAATGACAGGTTTAAAAACTTTGCTCATTGAAATGCCGATCCGCCAGAATCAGGATGAAGTAAATCGTGCCTGGGAACATATGGAACATTTGAAAAAACGGTTCTCAAATGTAGAAGCGATTTCCGTTAATTTGACTCCCGCATTTGAAGAATTGTATAAAACGTTTGATGTTAAAGATGAAGACTTTCCGGCGGAGAAACTGGCGTTTGCCAATACCAGAAGCCGTTTAAGAATGTTGACTTTGTATTATTACGGACAAATCAACAGTCTTCTCGTTTGCGGAACCGGAAATAAAGTAGAAGATTTCGGTGTCGGTTTTTTCACCAAATACGGCGATGGTGGAGTAGATGTTTCGCCGATTGCAGACTTGTACAAAACAGAAGTTTACGCTTTGGCAAAATCATTAGATCTTGTAGAATCCATTCAAAATGCCATTCCGGCAGATGGATTGTGGGACGAAGCCCGAACCGATGAACAGCAGATTGGCGCAACGTATCCGGAGCTGGAGAAAATCCAAAAAGAGTGGGGAACGAAAACAGAAGCAGATTATTCAGGACGTGATTTAGAAGTTTTCAAAATTTTCCAAAGAATGAATCGTGCGGCGCAGCATAAAATTCAACCCATTCCGGTTTGCGATATTCCGGAAGATTGGCGTAATTGA
- a CDS encoding plasmid pRiA4b ORF-3 family protein, whose product MVYKLRIILDAKDDIFRDVEIKGKQTLWNLHLGIKSAFSLMGEDLSIFSILDEEGIVVKTVPLEDMSDDGEGETMSDVYITEVFEKAGDKIHFQYGFMDLWEFFCELVEIIDEKPAVNYPITVFRFGKMPLKAPTKTASKGKKNSVIPLTEDEFGSFEEEFAAGSFADEDDDSFDEDEENFADDNFDDDLN is encoded by the coding sequence ATGGTCTATAAACTCCGAATAATTTTAGACGCCAAGGATGATATTTTCAGGGACGTAGAAATTAAAGGCAAGCAAACACTTTGGAACCTTCATTTGGGGATTAAAAGTGCTTTTTCCTTGATGGGCGAAGATTTGTCTATTTTCAGTATTCTGGATGAAGAGGGAATCGTGGTGAAAACTGTTCCGTTGGAAGACATGAGCGACGATGGCGAAGGCGAAACTATGTCTGATGTTTATATTACGGAAGTTTTCGAGAAAGCTGGCGACAAGATTCATTTCCAATATGGATTTATGGATTTATGGGAGTTTTTCTGTGAACTCGTAGAAATTATCGATGAAAAACCTGCAGTAAATTACCCGATCACCGTTTTCAGATTTGGAAAAATGCCGCTGAAAGCACCCACGAAAACTGCTTCGAAAGGCAAGAAAAATTCAGTTATTCCCTTAACCGAAGACGAATTCGGTTCTTTTGAAGAAGAATTTGCCGCCGGAAGTTTCGCGGATGAAGATGATGACTCTTTCGATGAAGATGAGGAGAATTTTGCAGATGACAACTTTGATGACGATTTGAATTAA
- the gldB gene encoding gliding motility lipoprotein GldB, whose product MKFFKYLFFSALFLMSSNSCQKNNTNRWEIDVKDTAQKVDITDISKEFYDSSVPLETFIQKYPWFQGTVPNDEFALRRNDTEESKIYKEAISKIDVTKLQSNLSQLFAHIKYYFPDFVNPKVFLYSSALQGALEPVFYKPQENLLFIDVTGFMGDNNPNYKGMENYFQKSMNPQNILAKVSVVFAELFVPITGDQQKFIDQIVYEGKIMILQDTFLPSEPDFLKMNYTPAQYDWAKANEANVWNYFVENNLIFSDDTRLPERFIKPGPFSKFYTEIDNESSPQIGIFTGWQICKKFFVENPKTKLQDFLKMNAQEIFNQSNYKPKN is encoded by the coding sequence ATGAAGTTTTTTAAATATCTCTTTTTTTCTGCACTATTCCTCATGAGTAGCAATTCATGTCAGAAAAATAATACAAACCGGTGGGAAATCGACGTGAAAGATACTGCTCAAAAGGTAGATATTACTGATATCTCTAAAGAGTTCTATGATTCTTCAGTGCCGCTGGAAACATTTATCCAGAAATATCCTTGGTTTCAGGGAACCGTGCCGAATGACGAATTTGCTTTACGCCGAAATGATACTGAAGAATCAAAAATTTATAAGGAAGCCATTTCTAAAATTGACGTAACCAAACTTCAATCAAATTTAAGTCAGCTTTTTGCGCACATTAAATATTACTTCCCTGATTTTGTAAACCCTAAAGTTTTTCTTTATTCATCGGCACTGCAAGGTGCACTAGAACCTGTTTTTTATAAACCTCAAGAAAATTTATTGTTTATCGATGTGACAGGTTTTATGGGTGATAATAATCCCAATTATAAAGGAATGGAAAATTATTTCCAGAAAAGTATGAATCCCCAAAATATACTGGCAAAAGTTTCAGTTGTTTTTGCAGAATTATTTGTTCCGATCACTGGAGATCAGCAGAAATTTATAGATCAAATCGTTTATGAAGGGAAAATTATGATTTTGCAAGATACATTCTTGCCTTCAGAGCCGGATTTTTTAAAAATGAATTATACACCCGCGCAATATGACTGGGCAAAAGCGAATGAAGCCAACGTCTGGAATTATTTCGTAGAAAACAACCTTATTTTCAGTGATGATACGCGACTTCCGGAACGATTTATCAAGCCTGGCCCATTTTCTAAATTTTATACTGAAATTGATAATGAATCCTCGCCGCAAATTGGAATATTTACCGGCTGGCAAATTTGTAAAAAATTCTTCGTAGAAAATCCCAAAACAAAACTACAGGATTTCCTCAAAATGAACGCACAGGAAATCTTTAATCAAAGTAATTACAAACCAAAAAATTAA
- a CDS encoding barstar family protein, with product MNTVYIDFTEIGDMEDFFDQLKEKLKLPETFGDNLDALYDSITGFVELPLHIEFVNMSVEQLEDFEDLLTTLEDADEELEDFSFAYYLEQYEDEDTE from the coding sequence ATGAACACCGTATATATAGACTTTACAGAAATCGGAGATATGGAAGATTTCTTCGATCAGTTAAAAGAAAAATTAAAACTGCCCGAAACCTTTGGCGATAATCTAGACGCACTTTACGATTCGATTACGGGATTTGTAGAACTTCCTTTACATATCGAATTCGTCAATATGAGCGTGGAACAACTCGAAGATTTCGAAGATTTGCTCACGACTTTAGAAGATGCGGATGAGGAACTTGAAGATTTTTCGTTTGCGTATTATCTGGAACAGTATGAAGACGAGGATACAGAATAA
- the gldC gene encoding gliding motility protein GldC, producing the protein MRKTQITIDIELDDNQVPEKMTWNAEDGGIEKQDTKATMISVWDDKKKEALRIDLWTKEMPVDQMKMFLHQILISLSSTYERATGEEDVAQWMEDMAEEFAQKSAIKM; encoded by the coding sequence ATGAGAAAGACGCAAATTACAATAGATATCGAACTTGATGACAACCAGGTTCCAGAAAAAATGACGTGGAATGCTGAAGATGGCGGTATTGAAAAACAAGATACTAAAGCAACCATGATTTCGGTGTGGGACGACAAAAAAAAGGAAGCTTTGCGAATTGATCTCTGGACGAAAGAAATGCCCGTTGATCAGATGAAAATGTTTCTTCATCAAATTTTAATTTCGCTCAGCAGCACTTACGAAAGGGCAACTGGTGAAGAAGATGTCGCCCAATGGATGGAAGATATGGCGGAAGAATTTGCCCAGAAATCTGCAATAAAAATGTAA